A genomic segment from Triticum dicoccoides isolate Atlit2015 ecotype Zavitan chromosome 1A, WEW_v2.0, whole genome shotgun sequence encodes:
- the LOC119351854 gene encoding uncharacterized protein LOC119351854 gives MEAEKWICLDYILKLNCEVSLRGCLSLISGLEKEARGYYTEEINMDSGEFLQMLLLDSCFILVYLGNIYAQGATVDDAQMTENMIYEGKREAKDLSHMDSAPCQSLSGHSAVDIELNQMDTHTDSRNQGDYSGTVEWYNSSAVYDLLLLENQIPFFIVKTIYRFFSRHVATTWLLTNNISEFMEGTLYHFSKVITEANRPEDFYHLLHLCHKYLKPSHKFEYDYHQYAANPHRFQFVLDVSRKIFTCGEEQNMFHELNLLNSMQQANRWRRAVEYHEAGMQFKKREFDEDNPHSLLDIRFRKGLMELPCLLIDDKSSLLFRNLLAFEQTCRQVGDDITAYFVLMSQLASTSADVALLAQKGIIVHQMESDEDVSTLFTKLSEYVAFDFNGEHYLKSLCCVMEAHCQSRINRWMAWLWHNHFSNPWLGFAAIASVFVVLCSVMQTVLAFLAYMG, from the coding sequence ATGGAAGCAGAGAAGTGGATATGTCTAGACTATATTCTTAAACTAAACTGTGAAGTTAGTTTGCGCGGGTGCCTGAGCTTGATTTCTGGACTGGAAAAAGAAGCAAGAGGCTATTACACCGAGGAGATAAACATGGATAGTGGAGAGTTCCTGCAGATGCTTCTACTAGATAGCTGTTTTATTCTTGTGTATCTTGGCAATATATACGCACAAGGTGCTACCGTTGATGATGCGCAAATGACAGAAAACATGATATACGAGGGAAAGAGGGAAGCAAAGGACTTGAGCCACATGGATTCCGCCCCCTGCCAAAGTTTGAGTGGGCACTCAGCAGTGGACATTGAACTAAATCAAATGGACACACATACTGATAGTCGGAACCAGGGGGATTATAGTGGCACTGTAGAATGGTATAATAGTTCTGCTGTATATGACCTACTTTTGTTGGAGAACCAGATTCCCTTCTTCATTGTCAAGACAATTTATCGGTTCTTCTCACGTCATGTGGCAACTACTTGGTTACTCACGAATAACATTTCTGAATTCATGGAAGGCACTCTTTACCATTTCTCGAAAGTAATAACTGAGGCTAATAGGCCAGAAGATTTTTACCATCTGCTGCACCTGTGTCATAAGTACCTGAAACCTAGTCACAAGTTTGAATATGACTATCATCAGTATGCTGCAAATCCTCATCGCTTCCAATTTGTACTTGATGTTAGCCGCAAGATCTTCACTTGTGGAGAGGAGCAAAACATGTTCCATGAGCTAAATTTGTTAAATTCAATGCAGCAGGCCAATCGATGGCGTAGGGCTGTGGAATATCATGAAGCGGGAATGCAGTTCAAGAAAAGGGAGTTTGATGAAGACAATCCTCATTCCCTATTGGACATTAGATTCAGAAAAGGTCTCATGGAATTACCATGTTTGCTGATCGATGATAAGTCTTCTTTGCTATTCAGAAATCTTTTAGCTTTTGAGCAAACATGTCGTCAAGTTGGAGATGACATCACTGCATATTTTGTGCTCATGTCCCAGCTTGCTAGTACGTCAGCTGATGTGGCTCTTCTTGCTCAGAAAGGGATTATAGTGCACCAGATGGAAAGCGATGAGGATGTATCAACTCTCTTCACCAAGCTTTCTGAGTATGTGGCGTTTGACTTCAATGGTGAACACTACCTGAAATCTCTGTGCTGTGTCATGGAAGCACACTGCCAAAGTCGTATTAATAGGTGGATGGCATGGCTATGGCACAATCATTTCAGCAACCCATGGTTAGGTTTTGCTGCCATAGCTTCGGTTTTCGTAGTCCTCTGTAGTGTCATGCAAACTGTTCTTGCTTTCTTAGCATACATGGGATGA